The DNA window CTCTCGTTTTTAGTGAAGCTAGAGTCCCGGACCACCGGGCGCGTCGTCTCGCCCAGGCCGGGCTGCCATGTTTACGTTACACCGCGATACGCCACGGGCACTAAACTATTGTTTAGGTCATTTTATTACACCGTTAACCATGGGAGGAtggtattaaaattaaaaatattacgcGCACACAAATAAATTTCTACACGTCTCGGAAATTACCGAAACGAAACGGAGCTCGGAGCTTTCTGACTATCCGAGTCGACAAAGCGTCAAAGTAAATAACTTATTCCGGACGCCGTTTCAGCAAAATTTCAGGCAAACTAATGACTaaattccaaatttaaattgcAGCCGGTCTAAACTTTAGGCGGCGCACTAAAATGGCGGGCTAACTAGTAGGAATACTTGGCATAATAAATCTAACTAGACCTGACCGGACGCTTCCCTCGTTGTAATCCTTTAATCAGGTCCAGGGTACCCTCTGCCCGCACCCTATTTTTCCCTCCCATTTGTAGCGGCCCCCCTCCCCTCGAACGGTGCAAATGACAGTTTCTAATTCCAACTTGCCATGAAAGTGTGTAATTGTTGCGTCGTTGATTTATACACTCGAACCTCCGCGATGTATGAGtgagtgtgtgtatgtgtgtgtgtgtggggtCAGCGTGTGTGTGAGTGCGTGGAATTGGTGATTTGATCTGCATATTTGTTGTGTCTAGGAGCGCAGCGCGATGCGTTTTTGTATTAGGTACGTCTGGCGAGTTCTAAAGGGGTGGACTATTCATATGAATTAGTAGTTGTTACAGAATATGCTtcagttttaattataaaaccgGAATTAGCTATAAGTACGTGTATTTAAAATCACTTTTgcaaaacaatataaatgtatttattcagTTCTTGTAAATCCACCATATCGTGCGTATTTAACGAAAAgatcacaaaataataacaaaaggaTCAATCAGTACAGCCTATGATCTTAAGAATAtgctaaaatttaatatacccACCTAACACCAAAACAGAAGCATAAACCTAACGCCTATtaacccccccccccccccactCCGGCAGTCTTGCGAGCCAGCACGCAGGTGACAATGAATTATCGAGTGTCACGGGACAAATCGCAGGGTGTTAGGCGCTCGGCACGGCAAGGAATGCGGACGTATCGGCGTGTCAATTATTCACCAGCTTCGCAGGCGTAAACGTGCTTCGAGTAGGGTGGATATGTTGCAGGCAGTGTTGGGACTTGTGGTTCACATTTTAATATACGTAGTCGCAAGAGTACAAGCTCATAGTAGTACGAGAATTATTGGGCTGGTACAATTTATTTGCAGAATGTCTCTGggattttttttagttttgtttggATCATTGAAAATTCAATTTTGTATGTAATCAAGATCCTTCACGTccctactgctggggcacgggtttccttctaatgaaggaagggtttaggctaCCATGCTGACCTAATGCGTGTTGGTGGATAGTGAGGGTTGGTCGACCCGCACTAAGCACCCGCactaacatttattttattctagaGCTaggtagataaaataaaagttttagttaaaatatgaaagtaacCCATCGATTGTGAAGCCATCTAATCGATTTAAATTTagccttttaaaatatatatttttaaaaccaaCTTCATCATAAAATCTTAATAAAGTAGTAGGTAAACTTAATTttccaataataaaataattttaaaagttcTACAATCTAATTTTGTGCTATAGAGTAACTCTAATAGTCAATTAAAGCAAAACGGAGTGAGAGCACTGCCTGCAACATCAATATGACGTGGTACACAGTACCGCCTGTAATCACGGGAGCGTAGGCTTGAGGTGTAGGAATGTAGTGATAGAGTTATAGCTCAGTGCAATAtaggcgggcggcgcgctcTATAGACAGGCCTGTAAGATGAGGTACTAGGTTTAAAGCGTCATCCGTTATGCGTTTCTATAGAGGTATACAGTGATTGGTACATTATTTTGGTTAATTGTCGTCAAATTAATACAATGACTTTATTGAGAGAAAAAACACACACTAAGtacatattacttataatggaatgtaagaataaaatatcttccaggcaacctttggggaatttattattattaaattagattGCGCCCATAAATTTTGGAAAAAACTACTAATTTTCCATGGTTTTCCCATATTTTTTGCACGATTTTTTAGTTGGTTTCATAACAGCTAGGTACAGTAAGGTAGAAGGTGGCTGATAAAAATCTCTGCCTTTATAGGAACAGATCTTTAGTATGAAATATGAATAAAGATTCATATTTCATACTTCAGATAAAGTGTTTGAGACTTCCCACAAAATTAAGCAATTATTCTTCTTACCATATTCACACTATACTTCTTACAATTTAACGGGTGTTTAActcataatttaaaatatctacTTATACCTAACACATTTGATAGCCTTTTCTGACGCCCTTAGACCGCGTTtagcataattatatttatttatgttaacaTGTATCAGTACCTACACCTAATGTATGCATTTAATAGCAGCTAGTGACGTACTGATGTAGTATTTgccattaaaaaatatgcttcAGACAGCTTTTaggataattatattttatttttttaagttaccattatatatttacacaCCTAATGTATGTACCAAAGAGCAGCTAGTGACGTACTGATGTAGTGTTGTCGCTCCTAGGGCAGCAGCAGCAGTTCCACTTCGCGTTCGGGCAGCGGCCGTTCCCGTTCCCGCCCGACCCGCTCGGCGGGTTCCGCATGCCGCCCATCACGTCTTGCCAGAGTGAGTATTGCACCTATATTTCTTAATTATTCTTTTTTTAAGTCTGCTACACATGTTATTATGCTAACGGCTTGTGCCGGCGGCTTTAGCTGAACAGCACATGCCGTCGGCGTTTGGTTAGTGCCGCAGAAACTTGTACGAAGATGCATGTCATCGGCGGCCGGCAACTCtttagggccttaccacaaaaacttagacagtatttaacagatgtttagcgctgtcaaacgcctacaaaatctgtcaaatttcgttttaaacacttgttaaacagtgtttaaagtttttttgtgatAGCACAGTTAGTGTCGCAAAAAGGGTGATAATAACGTGTTCCCAGAAGTCAACGGCAAACTGTTTGCCAACTGATGACGCAGCCGCCATAAACCGTAGATCTACTAGACTACGCTACGCTAACTAAATCGAACGCATAGGTATTGTTAATAAATTCATATCGCTTAGAGCCAAAATACTAAAACTTTATCGAACAAAAACGTACAGCAATCAATCATCAAGCCACCAAAAAATAGATGAAAAACTCCGCCCCACAAAACCTTATAACGCAAATCGTACTTCAAAAAGTGAATGAGTCACCGACCGCGCCGCGATACGCTAAACTACGTTCACTAAAGCACGGATTCAATCAGcccgaaaaaaaaactcatcgACCAAAAGCGGACTGCGGGCGCAATCGAACAAGCACGCATCGAGCGGCCGAAACCAGCCCAAAACAACTTAACTGCATGCGAGctcaaaaaaaacattcgcAAATCGACGCCACCGTCGACTGGCATATCGTATAAAAGCAACTGCACCGATCGCTGCCCAAAACGGAACCGTGATACCGAAAAATAAAAGCTGGCAAcactatggaaaaaacaagCGCCGCGGGGTGGCCAGAGGAAAAATGCACCTGCATTGCATCGGCTCCGTTCTAAACTGTATTGCTTTCTTAATTACAATTATGATGGTATGGACATGTGATTGTTTCGGGATATTACTTTCGCTTTTGTCTGGCTCGGGCGGACAATCAGTGCGGGTCGATGTTCACTCTGCGGTGGGCGCTGGCAGTTACTCGATTGGATGTGAGATAGAAACTTATTATTGAGTTTTGTAGTGGCGCTTAGCCGTTTCAGGCTTGGAAGCTACTTATGAACTTTAATTAAAGATCAGTGTTTTGATTATACAGATTCTGCTTTATAGCGTTTAAAGAAACTTTATACTAAAAGGGTACCTATAACTATTCGATCAAAGCTCTCATCCCAAAAAAGCTTCGAACAAAAAGTGTTACCTAAAGTACATTCCCAAAGTTAAACATCTTCAGAAGCTCTAGGCATTGTCACTACATTACAACACATTATCTTTCCTCCCTCCTCACTTCTCAGACATGAGTAAGTTCGGCCTATCCTCCAGCACTAGCGTTACCGTAGTACGTACGCGTACCCAGCAGTGTACCTATTTTATCCAAGCAATACCTATTACGATTTCACATGCCCAAAACTCTAATTGGTTCCTTAAGAATCCTGTCGTCCAGCAACTCGCACTGGGCCTACGGCGGTACGGACGCGTCTCCCGCGTACCTATCTTACTATTTCATATGCCCGAAAATCTAATTGGTTTCTTAAGAATCGCTACCATTATCCGTCAATATAACACCGCCACTAACCTCCCTCCTCACTTCACAGACATGAGTCAATTCGGTCTGTTCTCGATAACGTAATATTCTGAGTTGTGATTTTAAATGCACCTACTTGAATAATACAGACGGCGTCATCAAGTTAGTcatttccgtttaggagtaatttggtgatattgtcactgaaactttttaattgctcgtgacTCTCGTGTGTGTAATACCACAACTAACCATCCTCCTAACTTCCAGACATGAGTCAGTTCGGCCTCTCCTCCAGCAACTCGCACTGGGGCTACGGTGGCGCGGGCGCGTACCCCGCGTACCTATAAGGCCTTGTTTCTTAAGCCTTTAGGGCGCGATTAAACGACGCGGGCTTGTCCGATCCTACGCGAACCGCGCCGTCCGTGGAGATGCGGAGCCAGGCTCGGCTCGGGCTAGCCCGCGTCGTTTAATCGCGCTTTTACTTATATTTCACATGCCCGAAGATCACTTGGTTTCTTTAAAATCGCTAACATTATCCGTCAACATACTACCATAAAGTCCACACCTAACTCCATCCTCACTCCACAGACATGAGTCAGTTCGGCCTGTCCTCCAGCAACTCGCACTGGGGCTACGGCAGCGCGGGCGCGTACCCGGCCTACCTGCCGTCgtgcgccgcgcccgccgcgcagTTCAACCCGCCCGCCCTCGGCTTCAGCGGGGCGGAGCAGCCCGCGCAGCAGGACTTTACTAATAATACTGGTGAgttttaaattcataaaaattaagGGATTTTCTCACGAAGAAAGTAATGaacctacttaaatatattttaatgggGCGTTTCATGattatctttattttcaaaaaaaacctaagtgttgtttttttgtttttcatcatattttaatattgccTTTGTAGTTGTTTGTTGTTAAAAAATAGTACACCTTCCCAGAGTTAGGCGATCAATACTGTTCTGTCGTTAGTGAGGTTCATAACAGtatatacctagttacctatGATTACTtactaacataatattatttatttaggtaagtactcacTACGTCGTATCTTGATTGGGTTTATTTCTGAATGATGTTTAAGAACTAATAGGCTGTTCCGTCGTGACTCAAATGCTAGCAGATATACCGGATGTGCTTTCGCATACATTAAGCTTCTTTAGTCTTTGTAGGAAGCATCGAACGCAATACGCAGTGCGTTCAATAGTTCGTCAATTGTTACGGctctttttaaacaaaaaactaaataaattatctacTTACTACACTAAATACtacttactaaataaattatctatATGTGTAGTACAAAAAGTTCAATAAACACATGATATCATCCACTTACAGCAAGTGAATTCATGAATAGTACGCTCACATTAAATCTTAATtcgaaagaaaataaacagaACTCTAAACATGCGTAAACATTTCCTTCCTGAAAGTGAGTTCCATAACTGAAACGATTAGGTACCGGCCATCAGCTGGCATCGTAAATTGCTCAtaacataaacaaataataatgttttgttttggattaTATCCGTTGAATCAGAGTAAAAACTGAAATTGGTAAGACTGGTTGCTCTTAATTATACTTCTGCCGAAggtgtataataattattgcttTTGGTTCATAATCTATAAAGTAGGTGTAACTACATAATTAGTATGCCTATCTCTTGTTAGGTTTAGGCTTTGTCAGATTTGTTCAGAAGTTGCTGATTGCGTTTAAGGCATACAACGACGAAAGGAACAAACATTATCTTCCTTTTTATCGGTCAACGCTCAAACACAATCACAAATACATAGGCAAAGGGTTAAAAATACATCAAGTTGTCGTTGCTGACGTCACCGGTGTTGACACTGGCTGCTAAGGAAGCCGGATCCACAGTGAAGTCATAACTTGGTTTATGAGCTATATCCTCCTCTGCGGGTCGCCAGGCGTGTGCCACCGGCGGCGCCACCGTattatagtattttattttatacctacgagcttgtttcttttgtttaaatataagttttaaattagGAGCCTTTTGCGTAAGAAGAAAGACGTGTTAAGTATGGTCAGCtgtataagtagctatacacttttgtaccttgtcaaactgacgaaccgtcaatgtttaaattaattaataggcggtttcagatttacaaggtacttatgcagctgactgtacctttttacagattctgattttaaTTGGGTGTAAGTTTTACATCAACATCATACTCAAGTAAGGGATCTaggaataaatttaaatttattaagcaTATTCAGGGTTTTCAACTGATCGCAACAATACCCCTGACGtaaccatgaaaaaaatgcaaaagtTACTGACGTTCCTGATAAGCGTTACATCCTTtatctatgtataatatacCCATAAATACCCATCCGTGGTCATCCACAGGCATCCAAGTGGACGGACGCCGcaaatattttccctaaaacGCCAAACGCAATTAATCTAAATCAATGCAACTCAACACACACTCCTGAACCAACATGGCGCGTCCATACAACATCAGCCCGGACATTAAACGACTCTCATTATAATTTACAACAGGACCACGTCACATGAATTTATTGGCGATGCGTGCCGGACGAAAAATATATCGCAGCCGCTTAAACGGACTAACTCGCGGCCATtaatcaatatatttttgggCAGTAATGTGGACGCAAACAGCTCTGTTGGTTTCAGCTAATTCGTGAGGTTGAGTGTGTTTACTTGTTTAGGTGTGGATATTTTTGTTTGGTTTTGTGACTGGGGAAATTAGATTTgtgatatacatataatttatcaaataaaaatagtgatgatgattagGTATAGATAGACTTACTGAAATATCTCTATAAAACATACATTTGTGTACACATTTATGAACAATTGAACGGTGAATGAGCTGATATAACACATCATCCGATGTTGTCCTCGCCCTTTACATTTCTACACTCCATAAACAAATCTATAACTCATGAACTAACTCAATCTTTCCTTCCCATAGTGCTCCCGGACACGACGGGCGTGGACCTGGACCAGCAGCTGTCGGGGCTGGTGGGCACCTCCCCCCCGCACCACGGCTCTCTGCTGCCGCGCTACAACAACAACGACTACCTGCCGCCCGGCCCGCGCTCCCTGAGCGACAACTCGTCCCAGCCCGAGTCCCCCGTGCAAGACGACCTGCTAACCTCCAACACCAACACCAACCTTGGCGCCAATAATACCAACTTCTCCCTCATGGGGTCACAAACCTCGTACTCAAACAGCAACTGCAACAATTCCCTCTATCCGGTGTTGccagccagtctgctgtacaGTCAGCTGTACTCCGCCGCCAATCAGAGCCATAACTTCCATCCGCTGCACTCCAACTCGATACACTCCACGCAGAATCATCACAATGAGCTGCAGACGATGATGGACCAGATATCCTCGACCACGAATAACCACAGGCAGCACGTGAGCCACGGGCAGGATCTGCTGCTGGGCGGGGGCAACTCCTGCGCAGCCGCCGCTGCGAGGGGCGATGATGGTAGAGTCACCAATATAGGACAAAGAGGCAACCCTCAACCGGACAGCAATACTGTGTGGAGGCCGTATTAGATAATGTACTTTTTTGTGAGTGTATAGAAGTCTCTTGCTTGGGGTGTCAAAGACAATGGGACTAATGGACTATGGATGTGTAGAAAGTGTAGTGAATTAACAGATAGTGGTGTGCAAATTGGGACGTCCTAAGACAAACTGCATCACTAATATATTAGCTTATACGATTGCAACGAAATACGAGTACTTAAAGTGTAAGTCTTATAATTATCACGTGTTTTGAACTTTATTTTGATGTTATCTAGCCGTAAGACGTATTATTTCGTAAATGAAATCCTTGGTTTTAGGCTAAGTACCTAATTCGTGAAGTGTCCATAGAGAATAGCAATGAAATGAATGGAAAtgctaataatttaatttaatttccgttttaacatttatgtaattaattgTTATGTATAAGCATTAAGcgttgtaaataaaatgtgaaTAATTTGTTGTAAATGCATCTTGTAAAGTGCAATAGATGTGCAATTATAAAAGTTGAGTAGATGTTTACTGAAAAatagttacaaaaaatatttttggtcACATTTCAGTGCTTATTATATAACTTGACAACCTATTGTATTTCCTAAAAAACCCATACATTGAAGAAAGTTTATCAATAGAATATTACATAACCGACCAATGTAATTTCAGGAACACCCTATATAAACAATGGATttcaaaatatataggtattaacGTTACTAATTATTTCTACCCCATACACTTTCAAgataataaagataaattttGTGTATGATGCGCATTATGTTTAACCCAAagatttcataatttataaaaagtgTAGTCTCGtgcaatacaattttattgaaagCTGAAATTCAGTTTGTATTAACTTGCAAAGCAATtggtttatattatttgtatttgttattATGTTAACTTACGTAGCAGATTATCATTTaatcagtaaataaaataaaactttaaatatatgtttttgtttcattcTTCACTCTCAGGTAGTTTTCCACCATCACCTAAATTCTGATAATCACTACTAAAGTCAAGACGTAAACTTCAGTACCAGtgtgtaagtttttttataaataataagtagtaGGTAATACAGATAGAGCAGAGGGGCAAACACTATACTGATATGATTAGCCAGTCcgagggtgttgcaaaagtggtaagtatacagggtgttgcaaaattggtatattaagccgaaaagggTCCACACAACTTATCCCGGAGATAACGTTTTCGATGTTGGAATCGGGCGCACGACATTTTTATCGTtccatacaaaatttaatccATATTTTAGTCTGTATCGTTTTTGGCAACCCTACGTTCTAATATCATTACGTCAAAAGCTGACgtgtttattgtaaacaataacataacctcaaaaacatatgataaatCGGAGGCCGCAAATTAGAAATATTACTGATTAGAAACACAAGAGTATGTTTGGAATTTGTACGTTATACCTCCCTAGTTTTGAAACATTGCAACAAGAACATTCTTGGGATAcaatcaaagaaaaacatacctaGTTAATTCCAAAGTTCAATCCATTTTCACAACAATCCTTTTCCACAACAAACACAACACTACATCTTCAACTGTTCACAGACATCTGATGAACCACCGCAGCCTCAAATAATCACATTAATCACATTCCACTTTCACAATACTAACTGTTTTGAAGTAATACTTaacacgaaaaacaacaaaacacttGAACCACGAGAAAAAGGTTAAATCGGTCAGACTTGTGTAAGTTCCAAGTGTTTCGGTTTAATTATGCTAAAGTTTAAATCCGCACTGAATCTCGATTATAATTATTCCTATGAACTTCCAAATTAGTTactagtaatattatttagtaaacataaaaaagcagAAAGCAATTTTTCCACCCGTTGCCATATTGTTGCCTTGTTGCcaatagagaaaataaactacTACTACATGTTGCCAGTAACCAGTAAGTCGAAGACCCGTTCCCGTTTCCGGCATTTTTATTTCGTCGGATTTCATAACccaattaaataaacagaaaTTCACTAAGTCTTTTTTTTCACTGTCTATTATTTACGTAATATTAGAGgcaagtaaaaataaataccggCGTGAACTCGCAATTTACGCTTTCGCGGCGCGAGTGTAGCGCGggcttaaagaataaaatatttaaaaatgaacgGATCGGTTTCCATAGGTACGTGATTTTATAAGGTCGTTGACACTCGTTGATATGTAGGTCACTGTGTCACGATAGGGTTGTTGGTACCCAGTTTTCGAGTAAAACTTTGGACGTTAATTACTCAAAAACGGTAACGTATTTTGAGATTCTGACTTCTTtcccgggcttagatataacatgctgcacatgctggtttcggcttgatataccctttttgcaacaccctgtatttcgCGAacttccaaattctgatttcagtttcgggcttagatataacatgctgcacatgtaggtttcggcttagtataccaattttgcaacaccctctatactaagccgaaagaatAACTCAGCATCATTCTAAAAAGCTTTTTTCtacaacttttgaaaaaaattaaccCTCATTCGGTTTACTATTCATTTTACCTAACACCCTGTTATGGTGTGAGTGTATGTCTAGATAAGAGTCGGCTTTTAACCGTTTAATGACCTTCATATTAAATGCAAATGagctataattatataattgcAAATCTCCAGTACTAATGTAAAATAGATTAGACGGCGTTCACATTGCAgatgaaaataacaataatttccACGATCAAACCCATTATCATCATCCTTCACAGTCAGGTTAATCGAAAGATCAGGCAGCGGAGCTGTTAATTCAGATAATTGGTTGGTCTGTTCATTACATAGCTCCCATATATTACCTACGGgtttgtacataaataataaagtaaataaggAATGATTATATACGCGGCGGGAGGATTTAACAAGCTCATTATCAGGCCGTGCCAACTgactattttgtgtaaattttcACATAGAATATTACGAGAGTTATTGCCGAATACCTTCAAAACCGACGGATGCAGTGccaaataaaatgttacacATATTGCAGCAGCAGGTACAGTTCGGTTAAATTATCACcgcacataattattataaccctaacgtaaagggatcacctctttttacccgactgccgaaggaggagggtaatgtttttcgattgtgtgtatgtatgtttatttatttatgcttttattgcacaatttgcaaaagtagatgtacaatgatgcggacttaatgctaagagcattctctaccagtcaacctgcaggaggttcagGAGCAGAAAGTAGGGAAGTGCAAATTTATCTTTTGTctttatcaaataaataacaaaaatcacAATCAATCAATGAatctcacaaaaaaaatgttatgttcGTGTGCTTCTTTGTggcctcctgtagcctaaacggcttgatagattttgatgtatgaggtatcgttagaagctatgtgacgttatattaaaatgtatatagcgccctctagaggacataaagtgatgatcaaaaaaataatatttttcttactaTGCCGTGTGGTGTAtttgttactgtaaaagcccgaacaacggtaaatcctaagatttacgcgtaaaacctaagatttaccacctcttaatggtaaaagcccgaaagattttgcgattcgcacttttaccactattcacttggcaaatcttaggatttacattaaggcacggtaaatgttgaaaaagccaggttatatcttataacctccgtagtcgaacaaagcgtccgtagtcgagcgggcttcagtgatcgtaactgatcactgaggtttagcaacaaccagcatggtcagccattggatgggtgactgatttcaagtggttcttttctggatgctttcgtgctt is part of the Plutella xylostella chromosome 3, ilPluXylo3.1, whole genome shotgun sequence genome and encodes:
- the LOC105380090 gene encoding runt-related transcription factor 3; this translates as MCSTQRRARMHVPAGGAVSPDTSSSLLHDTYTKMTSDILAERTLGDFISEHPGELVRTGSPHFVCTVLPPHWRSNKTLPVAFKVVALGDIGDGTLVTVRAGNDENCCAELRNSSAVMKNQVAKFNDLRFVGRSGRGKSFTLTITVSTSPPQVTTYNKAIKVTVDGPREPRSKTMLSLLGQQQQFHFAFGQRPFPFPPDPLGGFRMPPITSCQNMSQFGLSSSNSHWGYGSAGAYPAYLPSCAAPAAQFNPPALGFSGAEQPAQQDFTNNTVLPDTTGVDLDQQLSGLVGTSPPHHGSLLPRYNNNDYLPPGPRSLSDNSSQPESPVQDDLLTSNTNTNLGANNTNFSLMGSQTSYSNSNCNNSLYPVLPASLLYSQLYSAANQSHNFHPLHSNSIHSTQNHHNELQTMMDQISSTTNNHRQHVSHGQDLLLGGGNSCAAAAARGDDGRVTNIGQRGNPQPDSNTVWRPY